Within the bacterium BMS3Abin02 genome, the region GCCCAGGTGATCGGCTGTGATGCGGTCTCGATCGACGGCTTCGAATGCGCGGGCCACCCAGGCGAGGACGACGTCACATCGCTGGTGCTGCTTCCGGTGACGGTCGACGCTCTCGACATTCCGATCGTCGCCTCGGGAGGTTTCGGCGATGGCCGGGGACTGGTTGCCGCGCTGGCTCTGGGCGCCGACGGGATGAACATGGGAACACGCTTCGTCGCGACGAAGGAAGCCCCGGTCCATGACGCGGTCAAGCAGGCAATCCTCGATCACAACGAGACCGACACGACCCTGATCATGCGCTCACTTCGCAACACCGAGCGTGTCCTCCGCAACAAGACGGCGGAAAAGGTGATCGAGATCGAATCGACCGGCCACGCAACGATCCAGGACATCGTCCCCTACGTGTCCGGTCGCAGGGGCCTCGAAGAGGTCATCCGGAACGGCAACATCGATGAGGGAACCATGGCCGTCGGTCAGATCATCGGCTTGATCCACGATATCCCGACCGTGGGAGAACTCATCGATCGCATCATGGCCGAGGCCACTCGAGTCATCTCGGACCGACTCGCCAACCTCACATAACGCTGAACCCTGGGCTCGTAGTGGTCCTGAGGACCACTACGAGCCCAGGGTTCAGTGGGTCAGTGCTCTGCCAGCTCCCGAAACTCGTCGGGAACGGAATCTGATTCGTCGAGGACCACGGATGCGTAGCCAACAGACGTGCGCCCGAACCGGTCACGCACACTGTCGACGGCCCGGTCCAGTGCCCAACGTTCCGAACCTTCCTCGGTGCCCGGATGCAGCCAATCATCACCCATGTCGAGGGGAAACTCGAGCTGCAGTGCCACCTCGTAGACGAGTTGTGAAACCGAGATCGAAAGCAATGAGATCTCTCGTTCGTCGGGATGATCGGCAAGAGCCGTCTGGACGAGCCCCTCGGCAATCTCCGCGAGAATCGGCGTGACGGCCACCGCCGTCGGCAGCGTGACCGAACGAGTGACCGCCTGCAGGTCGGCGAATCGCACCTTCACCGTAACCGTGCGGCCTGCTCGCTGTTTGGCTCGAAGGCGAGTCGCCACTCTATCGGCGAGGTGCCGCATGGTCCGCTGGATCAGCTCGCCGGAGATCTCTCGTCGCCCCAGCGCCGACTGGGCTCCCACCGATGCGGCTTTGTGGTGCGTCTCGATCTCCCTGGGGTCGCGGTTCCAGGCGAGCGAACCCAGTTTGGCACCCGCGGCACTTCCCAGCAGATGCTCGAGGGATCTCCCCGGAACAGCCGCAAGCTCACCGATTGTGCGGATTCCTCTTTCGGCAAGATGTGCCTTCGTGACCTGTCCAACCCCCCACATCAACTCGACGGGAAGTGGATGAAGAAACGCCAGTTCGCGCTCGGGCTCGACCAGCAACAGCCCGTCCGGTTTGGCGACCTGGGAGGCGATCTTGGCGAGATGCTTGGTACGAGCGATACCCACCGAGACCGACAAGCCGATCTCCTCGCGGACCCGTGTCCGGATTGCAGCCGCGATGTCTGTCGGCGCGCCGAAGAGATGCATCGACCCGGCCACTTCCAGGAAAGCCTCGTCGATCGAGATCCGTTCGATCAGTGGGGTGAAGTCCCTGTAGACGTCGATCACGGCATCACCCAGCCGCTCGTACTCCTCGAAGTGCCCGCCGACGAAGGTGAGTTGAGGGCAGAGTTGCCGTGCCTGGCGTCCCGGCATGCCACCGCGAACCCCGAACGCCTTGGCCTCGTAGGAAGCGGCCAGCACGACGCCGCCCCCTACGGCGATCGGTCTGCCTCTCAGCGCCGGATCCAGGAGCTGTTCGACCGAGGCGTAGAAGGCGTCGAGGTCGGCATGCAGGATAGTGGCCGCGTCAGCCATGCCTCCATCATAAACGAACACGCGTTCGGCGATGGCTTACCACCCCGGGGCCATCCGACACGCGCGCTCCGCACGCCCGGCGACGACCGGGACCTCCTTCTCGAGCATTTCACGGTCTCCGCCACGGTCACTCGGCACGCCACGCGCAGATGCTCGAAGCGATCACCATCAGGATGACAGTCATGATCGTGCTCGCCGGCGCGGGTCTCGTTGTCGGCGCCGCCGCCCACTCTCGCCGGGCCGGTCCTCGCTCCAACAACGGTGGGCTGCGCTGCAGCCGGGCACCGGCGATGGGTTCGTCGACTCGATTAGTGATGGCATCTGCGACAATGTGGGTTGACAACAACAACGCCGGCGACCGTTTCGTGGACGCCGACGACGGTATTCGTGACAACGCATGTTCCCAACAACGATTGGGCGACCGAATGGGCAACCACGGCCATTGATCCATGAGCGAAGAAACCCGCAGGGGGCGCCTCGCAGGAGGCGCCCCCAATGTCGCTCCGTGAAGTGAAGGAGACGATGAGATGAACGAACACGGCAATCTCAACGATTCCGAGAGATGGTGGAAGATCGGACTGACTGCGGCCGTCGCTTTCACGCTCCTGCTGAGCGCGTGCTCAGGTCAGACAACTCCCCAGAAGTCGACTACGACAGCACCGACGACAACGGTGACCGAAACCGGCACCGCTCCGACTGCCGCCACCGCCTACGTTGATGACGCCGGAGTCACATCGGTGGGCGCCGCGGAGCTGAGGGCCCGCCTCTCGAGAATGCCTACCTCGACGCTGACCTCACAACAGATCG harbors:
- a CDS encoding nitronate monooxygenase — its product is MKTRITDLFGIEHPIVQGGLMWIATAELTSAVANAGAMGFMTALSHETPDGLRNEIRKCRDMTDKPFGINLTFLPSLRQPDYPAYLQVCAEEGIEFIETAGRNPEPYMPHIKTAGMKVIHKCTSVRHALKAQVIGCDAVSIDGFECAGHPGEDDVTSLVLLPVTVDALDIPIVASGGFGDGRGLVAALALGADGMNMGTRFVATKEAPVHDAVKQAILDHNETDTTLIMRSLRNTERVLRNKTAEKVIEIESTGHATIQDIVPYVSGRRGLEEVIRNGNIDEGTMAVGQIIGLIHDIPTVGELIDRIMAEATRVISDRLANLT
- the dinB_2 gene encoding DNA polymerase IV, producing MADAATILHADLDAFYASVEQLLDPALRGRPIAVGGGVVLAASYEAKAFGVRGGMPGRQARQLCPQLTFVGGHFEEYERLGDAVIDVYRDFTPLIERISIDEAFLEVAGSMHLFGAPTDIAAAIRTRVREEIGLSVSVGIARTKHLAKIASQVAKPDGLLLVEPERELAFLHPLPVELMWGVGQVTKAHLAERGIRTIGELAAVPGRSLEHLLGSAAGAKLGSLAWNRDPREIETHHKAASVGAQSALGRREISGELIQRTMRHLADRVATRLRAKQRAGRTVTVKVRFADLQAVTRSVTLPTAVAVTPILAEIAEGLVQTALADHPDEREISLLSISVSQLVYEVALQLEFPLDMGDDWLHPGTEEGSERWALDRAVDSVRDRFGRTSVGYASVVLDESDSVPDEFRELAEH